In Chitinophagaceae bacterium, the following are encoded in one genomic region:
- a CDS encoding glycosyltransferase family 2 protein, giving the protein MIFAILFLYFFSLFILFLFGLSQFYLAFVYKTRKNNAPIPTAMIHYPKVTIQLPIYNELYIVEKLIDNIVLMDYPRERLEIQILDDSTDETKDILLKKTQEYRAKGIPIQYIRREGRGGFKAGALQNGLLQANGEFIAIFDADFLPEKDFLTKVLGYFSDTNIGMVQTRWSYLNAHSSLLTKLQAFGLDAHFTVEQNGRQLLGGFINFNGTAGVWRKECILSSGGWSSDTLTEDLDLSYKAQMQGWKFLYIEDVQSPSELPVYISAIKSQQYRWNKGAAETSKKYIKKIWHHNMLLVQKIVATAHLFNSGIFPFIMLTVLLTFPAFVIKNTFPSTEVFFHLSSFFFLGFGCIFFFYYITNKKRNPKKSFLEFLGKYIVFITVFMGLSLHNSIAVIEGWIGRKTPFYRTPKCNIDIYHKNTYVVSSLNLLTGMEGIIMLYLLVGIIFLFLLEEYVPLLFQAIACIGFGYIFSISLIHSLRIKK; this is encoded by the coding sequence ATGATATTTGCAATACTTTTTCTCTATTTTTTTTCCCTCTTTATTTTATTTCTCTTCGGCTTATCACAATTTTACCTTGCCTTTGTGTATAAAACACGAAAAAACAATGCTCCCATTCCCACAGCCATGATTCATTACCCCAAAGTGACTATACAACTCCCTATTTACAATGAACTCTATATCGTAGAAAAACTGATAGATAATATCGTTTTGATGGATTATCCAAGAGAACGTTTGGAAATACAAATATTAGACGACTCTACAGATGAAACAAAAGACATTCTTTTGAAAAAAACTCAAGAATACAGAGCAAAAGGAATACCTATACAGTATATACGGCGAGAAGGAAGAGGAGGATTTAAAGCAGGAGCATTGCAAAATGGATTGCTACAGGCTAATGGAGAATTTATAGCCATCTTTGATGCAGATTTTTTACCCGAAAAGGACTTTCTCACAAAAGTATTAGGGTATTTTTCAGATACAAACATAGGAATGGTGCAAACGCGTTGGAGTTATTTGAATGCTCATTCGTCTCTTTTAACAAAGTTACAGGCATTTGGGCTAGACGCTCATTTTACAGTAGAACAAAATGGGAGACAACTTTTGGGAGGCTTTATAAATTTTAATGGAACAGCAGGAGTTTGGAGAAAAGAATGTATTCTCTCTTCAGGAGGATGGTCATCAGATACACTTACAGAGGATTTGGACTTGAGTTATAAGGCACAAATGCAAGGATGGAAATTTTTATATATAGAAGATGTTCAAAGTCCATCGGAACTCCCTGTGTATATATCCGCAATAAAATCACAACAATACAGATGGAACAAAGGAGCGGCGGAAACCTCAAAAAAATATATCAAAAAAATATGGCATCATAACATGCTTCTCGTTCAAAAAATAGTAGCTACCGCTCATCTGTTCAATAGCGGTATCTTTCCTTTTATTATGCTTACGGTACTGCTCACTTTTCCCGCCTTTGTGATAAAAAATACCTTTCCAAGCACAGAAGTTTTTTTTCATCTTTCCTCTTTCTTTTTTTTAGGGTTTGGATGTATATTCTTCTTCTATTATATAACCAATAAAAAAAGAAACCCCAAGAAATCTTTTTTGGAGTTTTTAGGAAAATACATCGTTTTTATTACTGTCTTCATGGGATTATCCCTGCATAATTCTATTGCTGTTATAGAAGGATGGATAGGGAGAAAGACACCCTTTTATAGAACCCCAAAATGTAATATAGATATATACCATAAAAATACATATGTGGTGTCATCTCTCAATTTGCTTACTGGTATGGAAGGTATTATAATGCTGTATTTATTGGTTGGTATTATATTTTTATTTTTATTGGAAGAATACGTTCCCCTTCTGTTCCAAGCAATTGCCTGTATAGGATTTGGTTATATTTTTAGTATATCTCTCATTCATTCTTTACGAATAAAAAAATGA
- a CDS encoding glycosyltransferase family 2 protein, with protein MPNIRVIIPVLNEQNAIALVLQEIPKQLVQEIIVVDNGSTDDTYKRAKEMGATVLKETERGYGNACLRGIQYIRDRRNPTDIVVFLDGDHSDFPEQMTDLVKPLIEEGYDLVIGSRMLGKREKGSLTPQQIYGNWLATFLLKIIYKVHYSDLGPFRAIKYDALLKIEMQDKTYGWTVEMQLKAAKQKLKITEIPINYRRRIGFSKISGTLKGTLLAGYKIIYTIFKYL; from the coding sequence ATGCCAAATATAAGAGTTATTATTCCTGTATTAAACGAACAAAACGCTATAGCATTGGTATTGCAAGAAATACCAAAACAATTGGTGCAAGAAATCATCGTAGTAGATAATGGTTCTACCGATGATACCTATAAAAGAGCAAAAGAAATGGGGGCTACCGTGCTCAAAGAAACTGAAAGAGGGTATGGAAATGCTTGTCTGCGAGGGATACAATATATTCGAGATCGAAGGAATCCGACAGATATAGTAGTTTTTTTAGATGGAGACCATTCTGATTTTCCCGAACAGATGACGGATTTAGTAAAGCCCCTCATAGAAGAAGGGTATGATTTGGTCATCGGCTCCCGAATGTTAGGTAAAAGAGAAAAAGGATCTCTTACTCCACAACAAATCTACGGAAATTGGCTTGCCACCTTTCTCTTAAAAATAATATACAAGGTACATTATTCTGATTTAGGACCTTTTAGAGCAATAAAATACGATGCTCTCCTAAAAATAGAAATGCAAGACAAAACATACGGTTGGACCGTGGAAATGCAATTAAAAGCAGCAAAACAGAAGCTCAAAATAACAGAAATACCTATCAATTATAGAAGAAGAATAGGTTTTTCAAAAATATCAGGCACTCTCAAAGGAACTCTTTTGGCAGGGTATAAGATTATATACACCATTTTTAAATACCTATAA